The Chanos chanos chromosome 3, fChaCha1.1, whole genome shotgun sequence genome segment gtacaatctcAGCGCTCGATGCAGAAAATGAGTCCTTCAAAGGGCCTCAAGGAAGCATTTTTGCATCATCTTTTTGTCCAAATTCAGTCTGGTGGCTTTTGATGAgtttaagggaagagagaaagaaaacaagcaaaagcacagcccctcaaacacattttgtattttctcagcCAAGGAGTTTCAAGAGTATCACCACTAGACTACAGTTCCATGTTTAGGACGTGACTCAAGTGACGTCATCAGCTGCCCCTATGTCGCCACACAGTGGAAGAACGTGGCATTGACAGGAACATTCCTGAACTCACTCGAACACCTAGAGGCTGACTATAAAAGCTGAGCGGCTCACACTCCTCAAGTCAGAACGAACAGACgcaacactcaaacagagagcaagcaaagagctaaagaaaccaacacaaccATCCCCGAAAATGCTGAGCCTTCATGGATACCAGCCTGTCTTCAGTCCACTCATGGACCTCCACTGGCCTGTGCGCAGCCTCTGGCCAGAGGTCACACCActttacagccacagagagctactgctgagaaacatgcaggagatgaaaacttgtctggagcagctggagaaaatgCAGCACAAGGTCTTTGAAGAGCTCGACCACATGCCAGCTTCTGGGGACGTCCAACCAGTCTCCTACACTCTGGACAAGGAGGGAGACGGGTTTGCCCTGACGCTGGACGCCAGAGACTTTTCCCcagaagagctgtctgtcaaacaggtgGGCAGGAAGCTGCAGGTCAGCGGCAAGACGGAGAAGAAGCAGGACGATGGACACGGCTCCTATTCCTACAGAGTGCAGGAGTTCAGGCGGGAGTTTGATCTGCCCGAAGGGGTGAGCCCCGAAGCGGTCACTTGTTTCATGGCTGATGGGAAGCTCCACATCCAGGCACCCAAGAATCAGATAGCCGACAAGCCGGAGAGGGTAGTCCCCATCGACTGCGGCAAAACCGTTGGGGCTGCCGTGCACTCCTCCATGACAGAGGACAGCGCCGCTGAAACGCAGAAGAACccggaggaaaaacaaatctaaagacACTAAGGAACTATGCGGatagaatttca includes the following:
- the LOC115807028 gene encoding heat shock protein 30-like, yielding MLSLHGYQPVFSPLMDLHWPVRSLWPEVTPLYSHRELLLRNMQEMKTCLEQLEKMQHKVFEELDHMPASGDVQPVSYTLDKEGDGFALTLDARDFSPEELSVKQVGRKLQVSGKTEKKQDDGHGSYSYRVQEFRREFDLPEGVSPEAVTCFMADGKLHIQAPKNQIADKPERVVPIDCGKTVGAAVHSSMTEDSAAETQKNPEEKQI